Proteins from a genomic interval of Hydrogenophaga sp. PAMC20947:
- the thiD gene encoding bifunctional hydroxymethylpyrimidine kinase/phosphomethylpyrimidine kinase, whose amino-acid sequence MTPIIWSIAGTDSGGGAGLAADQRAADACGVHLCTAVAAVTAQNTVAVSQVQAITPELLDAQLAALASDLPPRVIKTGLLGSAANAHVVARWIDRLRQRGPVQLVVDPVLRASTGAPFADAELLQAYREALLPRASVITPNQHEAQALLGDAEVGDMPAMARALLALGTEAVCITGGDASETLSHDWLHTPHAQGWLSLPRVDTPHHHGTGCTFATSLASALARGFVSADAAVFAKMATTHALRQARAIGKGAGPVIATSGFEHQADLLPHLSLDHQAPDHWVTRHRAPDPGVYAIVDSAERVEAVLRVAPTVTTLQLRMKRDPQLSDGHWRSQLNDNIRRSQRAADAAGVTLFINDHWQAALDVGAQALHLGQEDLLALSAQNRERLQEARATGVRLGLSSHSLWELCRAAALAPDYIACGPIWPTTTKDMPWEPQGLDNLAWWVHMSPAPVVGIGGILGPEQLRAVAGTGAASGCVVRGLGKDPASTLPAWLTAWLAGQASAGSHAKARAHGWPHPALSLAPAQAHSTKRG is encoded by the coding sequence ATGACCCCCATCATCTGGAGCATTGCTGGCACCGACAGTGGCGGCGGCGCTGGCCTGGCGGCCGACCAGCGCGCGGCCGACGCATGCGGTGTGCACCTGTGCACCGCCGTGGCTGCGGTCACCGCGCAAAACACCGTGGCGGTATCGCAGGTACAGGCCATCACGCCCGAACTGCTCGACGCCCAGCTCGCCGCGCTCGCCAGCGACTTGCCCCCCCGGGTGATCAAAACCGGCCTGCTCGGCAGCGCGGCCAACGCGCATGTGGTCGCCCGCTGGATCGACCGGCTGCGCCAGCGCGGCCCTGTGCAACTGGTGGTCGATCCCGTGCTCCGGGCCAGCACGGGCGCACCGTTTGCCGATGCGGAGCTGTTGCAGGCCTACCGCGAAGCATTGTTGCCACGCGCCAGCGTGATCACACCCAACCAGCATGAAGCCCAGGCCCTGCTCGGTGACGCGGAAGTGGGCGACATGCCCGCCATGGCCCGTGCGCTGCTCGCACTGGGCACTGAGGCCGTCTGCATCACCGGGGGTGACGCCAGCGAAACCCTGAGCCACGACTGGCTGCACACCCCACACGCCCAGGGCTGGCTCTCACTGCCGCGCGTGGACACGCCACACCACCACGGCACCGGCTGCACCTTCGCCACCTCGCTGGCTTCTGCATTGGCACGCGGGTTTGTCAGCGCCGATGCGGCCGTGTTCGCCAAGATGGCCACCACCCATGCGCTGCGCCAAGCGCGCGCCATCGGCAAGGGCGCCGGGCCGGTGATCGCCACCAGCGGCTTCGAACACCAGGCTGACTTGTTGCCCCATCTTTCACTCGATCACCAAGCCCCCGACCACTGGGTCACCCGGCACCGCGCCCCAGACCCCGGCGTTTACGCCATCGTGGACAGCGCAGAGCGGGTGGAGGCTGTGCTGCGTGTGGCGCCCACCGTCACCACCCTGCAGCTGCGCATGAAACGCGACCCTCAGCTTTCGGACGGTCACTGGCGCTCGCAATTGAATGACAACATCCGGCGCAGCCAGCGCGCCGCTGACGCCGCCGGGGTCACGCTCTTCATCAACGACCATTGGCAAGCAGCGCTCGACGTCGGCGCACAGGCCTTGCACCTGGGGCAGGAAGACCTCCTCGCGCTGTCCGCGCAAAATCGCGAGCGCCTGCAAGAAGCCCGAGCCACCGGCGTGCGGCTGGGCCTGAGCTCCCACAGCTTGTGGGAGCTGTGCCGGGCGGCCGCGCTGGCGCCCGACTACATCGCCTGCGGCCCCATCTGGCCCACCACCACCAAGGACATGCCCTGGGAACCCCAGGGGCTGGACAACCTCGCCTGGTGGGTGCACATGTCACCAGCACCCGTGGTGGGTATCGGCGGCATTCTGGGTCCGGAGCAGTTGCGTGCAGTCGCCGGCACCGGTGCGGCCAGTGGGTGCGTGGTGCGGGGTCTGGGGAAAGATCCCGCCAGCACCTTGCCCGCTTGGCTCACCGCCTGGCTCGCTGGCCAGGCGAGCGCAGGGTCCCATGCCAAGGCACGCGCCCACGGCTGGCCCCATCCCGCCTTGTCGCTCGCCCCGGCGCAAGCACACTCAACGAAACGCGGTTGA